Part of the bacterium genome is shown below.
CTCCCGTCCCGCCTGACATATGCCACTGCTGAACCCGCCTGACAGCCGTTATACACCCCTTTGGCCGGCGCGGAGGTGTCTCTTTCAGGATAAAATATCGAGCTTATAAAAAAATCTCTTATCACAAGTTCAATGTTTTTTTCCCAGTATTTAATCTTTATGGCGGTTATATTTCTAAAATTTTCGAGCCTTTCTTTTTCTACCTTAAAAACTATGTTGTCCTTTTCGCATTTCCAGCTGTTAAAGTTGTTGATGATAAACCTGCCAAATGACATATCAACCGCATTGTCTATCATATAAATTATATCTTCAAAATTGCTTTTAGTTACGAAAACACTGGCCGCTTTTTTCTCCTTTGAAACGGCCGGCGGCTTTTGCCCGTTAAAACCGCCTGTAAGTATTTCCGGCCCGAAAACAAAACATTCAACAAGGGCCTGGGTCCCGGGCTCCAATAAAAAGGCGGGGCATTCGCCCTCCAGAAATAAAAAAACCTTTACGCCCCTGGATTTTGCTTCGGATAAAATAAAGCCGGTACTTTTTTCTTTACCCTCAAACTCTCCCCTGACGGCCAGTTGGAATATTCCGCTCGAAATTATTTTTTTTCCTGAAAATATAATATCTTCTTCCCGTTCCGGCAAATCCCATTCTAATCTAAGTGGAACCTGAAGCATTGTCTTCCTTCCAGCAATGCGGATCCGGCTGGTTAAAATCGCCGGACACAGCATAGGCCCTCGCACTGCACCCGCCTAAACATTCTTCATAATTTTCGCATGAAACACATTTGCCTTTTGCTTCCTTATTACGGAGTTTCAGCAAAACAGGCGAATTTTTCCAGATATCCTTAAAATCATCTTTTAAAATATTCCCGATAGAAACCGGCATAAAACCACAGGGTGTTATGTCCCCGTTAGGCTTAATGGCAAGTGAAAGTTTACCGCAGCTGCTCCCGGGAACAATTGTTTTGTCCCTGCCGCCAAATTCCTTTAAAAGGCAGATAACAGGGTCGTCCAACGATATAGTAATATCAGAAATTTCTTTTTTCTTAATCAAAACGTCCCGGTAAAATCCCATCCATTCCCGCGGGGTCAAATCCAGCTCGCCGCGGTTTTTCAATCCTTGTCCGCTGCATTTATAATTGTGAAAAGTAATTTTTTTAATACCCAATTTCCTGGCCAGGTCAATAAGCTCCCCAAATTCCCTGTAATTCATTCTGCTGATAACGGATGATACAGCGGTCTCGATATTATTTTTGCGCAATAATTCAATCGCAAAAACCGCCTTTTTAAAGCTTCCCTTTTTATTGCGAAAATTATCATGATCCCTTTCCCGCGCGCTGTCTAAACTTACTTCAACTTTTGAAATCCTGCTGTTTTTAATTTTATCAACAATCTCTCCGTCAACTAAAAAACCGTTTGTCGAAACACTTATATGAAGCCCGTTCTCACGGGCAAATAACGCGATATCAAATATGTCTTTTTTCAGAAAAGGCTCTCCCCCGCCGAAATTCGCAAAATAAACTTTTGCGGCAACAAGCTTTTTAACAATTTCCTTGTTCTGCCCGGCCGGTAATTCTTCATATTTCTCCAGCCTGGAATAACAGTGCTTGCAGTTAAAATTACAATTATTGGATAAACTCCAATTAACCAACAGCGGCGCGTCAGGTATTTTTGTTTTCATCATAAATCAACCAGCCTTCTTTTAAAAGTCGGCTGAGAAAATAATTAACATCGTCCTTTAATGTTTTCTCATCTGTTTCAAAACTCTTCAATATTTCTGACACTATCCCGTCCTCTCCTAAAGTTCCATCGGCCAGCATCCAAATCTTGCCTGCAACATAGTTCAGCTGGTGGACCACATCGGCAATAACCAATGTTACCACAGATTCTTCTGAAATATCCTCGCCGTTTCTCGCCCTTGCCAGTAATTCTTCTTCTTCAATCTCAACTCTCCAGACAATTTCAGGATTACGTTTTATTTTCTTCACCCAGCCCTTCCTTTTTAAGTTATCTTGTTTATATTCACTTCCCCAATGTTGCCACAACCCTTTTTGCCATTCCCTTGCATACCTTATATCTCAGGAAGGGCTGGGTTCACGGTCTCTCCATATGGAATATACCTCCTGGTATATGAGAAGTTTCTTGTCAGGGTTTTTTATTGGACTTGGCTGTTTTAAACTTTGATAATTCCAATAACTTGTATGAAAGCTTTGCGATTGAAAACTGGAATGTAGACGCTAAATTATTATTATCCAGAAATAAATTTACCTCAGCGGATTTCCTGAAATCCAGCAAACGGTTTAACCTGGTCTTTAAAACATAATCATTATTCCTGTTGACCGCGCTTATAACCCGTTCTATTAAAGCATCCTGGTATGCAAGACTGTTCCTGACATCCCACAATTTTTCATAAGCTTTAAAAAATTCGTATTCCTTTTTATTTTTGGATTCCATTTCTTCAATTTTATTTTGTTCGAACCTGCTGATGGGAATAAAGGCCGTATCATCTTTTTTGTCCCTTGTCATTTTTAAAGCCATATTACAATATCCCCTGCTTAATTGTATCATCTCATAAGACCGGACAAAATTTTTTCTCATATCTTTTTCGGCCATATCCCTGTATTTCAGACCCTGATTAAAATACCATTCTACTTCCTCGTTTCCGCTTTGAAGCACATTATCCACATCATCTTTCACAAGATCATCCAAATCGGCGATTTTTTCTTTCATTATATTTTCTATCCCGCGTAACAATTCATCCACACTGAGTTTCATGGCGCTCAGCAAACAATCCATGGCGAAATTGATGGAATCCTGCGCAGAAATATATTCCCTGCGTTTGGTCTCAGCGCGGGCTTTTTCATAAGATAGTTTTGCCTGCTGGAACAAATCCTTTAATTTCGCGCTTATATCATTGAAATTATTGTTAAAATAAAGTTTATTGCTGTATTCAAATAATGTTTCAAGCTGCTGCATCTTATTTTCCACCCTGTTTTTTAATTCATTTGATTCTGCATTTGATAAATTCAAAATTTTATTTGAAAGGTCTTCCGCCAACTCTATCTTTTTTATGGCCGCATTAAATTCTCCTTTTTCAATAAATTCTTTGGCCTGGGAGGCAAACTCGATTGCTTTTTTCAAGGTTAAATGATAATCCCCGTTATAAAATTCAGAAATTAAAATTTCATATTCAATTAATTCCTGAAGTTTAAACATCTTTTCTTTTACCATTTCTTTTATATCAGAGGTGTCAAGCTCTTTATCGCTGTGTCGCTCCTCTGAATATGCAATAAAAACAGGGTGCAGCACGAAAATAAAAATTATGCCGAATATAAATAACTTCTTCATTAATATCCTTGATTTATTTTATAAATTATATCATTTTTTCTTTTAATTTACTATCAAAATTTAATTTATTACTCGTTTTTTGGGCGTGAAAAAATTAATTAAAACACCAAACAGGGTAAGAACAGAAACAAATTCCAGACGTCCAATCCACATTTCAATAATGTAAATAATTTTTAAAAGCGCCGGCATATCCGGATTGGTTATACCGCATGAAAGGCCGGAGTTGCTTCCCGCGGAAACAGCTTCAAAAAATGCCTCAATCGCCGAATAGCCGTAATACATTCCGAATATCGTACCGGTAAAATATGTCATCATGTAAAGCAGAATAATCATCATCGCGTTTTTGACAAGGGAGTTATCCAGAAGATAGTCACGTATATGATGAAATTTTTGTGAAACAACGGAAGATTCCGGGGAAATAAGCCTTCTTACTTCCTGGATTAAGCTTTTAAAAACTATACCGACTCTCAAGCTTTTAAAACCGCCGCCTGTGGAACAGGCGCAGGCGCCGATTGACATTGCAACAGAGACCCCCATCATGGCCAATGCCCCCCATTCTTTAACAAATTGTATCGCGTAAATCGTCATGTTGCCTGTGGTTGTATGGCCGGACAAAATTATGAAAAACGCCTTCCGGAAATTAATCAAAAAACCCGGGTATGTTCTTACCTGAAATAATCCCCATATAAGAATTATAAAAGAAATTGAAAGAGTAACTATGAAAGACCTTATTTCAATATTTTCCCGCATTTCTTTTCTCTGGCCGGACCAGATTGCGTAATGAAGCGCGAAATTAAATGAGCCAAGAATACAAATAATCGTCACAACAGCGTCAATCCAGTAATTATGGTAATAAACAATATTCTGGGTCTGCGGGGCAAACCCCCCTGTGCTCCACGCCCCCATAAATAAGCATATGCCGTGGTATAAAGCCTTGAAAAAAGGAAGCCCGTCCGCCAATTCAATAATGGTAAGAATTGTGGTCCCAACCGCAAGGTACAAGAGGCTGATCATCCAGATTGCCCTGGATGTCTGGGCGACATTCGGCAAAAGTTTTTCTTCCCTGCCTTCACCGACATACATTTTAAACATTCCCGATGTGCCTCCTACCATAAAACTGAGCGCAATAACCACTATCCCCTGCCCGCCGCAATAAGTTAAAATATGCCTGTAAAGATTCAACCCGTATGAAACATGGTCCAAATCCTTCATTAAAAAAAGCCCTGTAGTGGTAAAACCGCTCATTACATCGAAACAAGCGTCAAGATATGAACCCATTACCCCGCCAAGATAGTAAGGAATGGCGGCCAGGCACGTGGCAACTATCCAGCTGAAACCTACTGCGGACAGCCCCTGCGTCCACGACGGTGTCCTATCCGTACGGCATAAAATCATAAACAAAAAACCGGCAGCCAGGGAAATTGAACCGCCGAGGACCAAATCAACGGCAGGGTTCCATTCTTTTAAAAGAAAAGATATTACGGCTGGAATAAACAGGAGAAAACCCACCCCTGCGATAATTTTTGAACTAAGGAATATTATAATCTTTGCATCATCCGCATTAACCTTCGGGCTCATTTTCTTTTTCCTTTTTTCTTAAAAATATTTCAATTCCAAAAAGAATTACTGCAAAAATAAAAACCCCCGATGTTATTTTTAACCTTTTTTTGTCAACGGGACGTGAAATATTACTGCCTTTTTTTAAAACATTAAGGGCATCCAAATGGATATCCACCTCGCCCATATGCTCGGGGCAGGCGCGATGGAATCTGCCAGTTATCTGGATAAAATCACCGGCGTGGTTATAATCGCCCGGGTGAGACATGTTTTTTGCCAATTCCGCAGGCATCCAGACGCCGATAGCATTGCTGCCATCAGAAACATTGATCCACGCGAATTCTTTTTTATAGAAAATATCCCCTATAGTTTCACCTTTAACACAGACTTCTTTAAAATCATGTTCCCTCGCGTTTTCAATCAATTCAGTTACAGAAATAAAGGCGTAAGCGCCGGATATATAAGAAAATATTATTAAAAAAAACCAGAAAGATACTTTTTTCACCCAGCCCTTCCTTTTCTTTAATGATTTTATATTTCTAATCAATTTTCAGTAACTATTACTGTATTTTTAACCTCATCCTTCTTTTTTAAACTTAGGAAGGGCGAGGTTCATCTGGAAAGTATTTCTCCTATTATGAATATAAATGCCATAAGCAAAAACAAGGCAACAGAAAAACCAACTTCCGTTAAAATCCCTAAAAAAACATCTTTTAGCCAATTATTGCCATTTTTTAACATTTTAATATTAACTTATTTTTCCTATAAGAGAAGTAAGAAGGGACTGTTCATTTTCAACCGATGTTATAGCGATAACATCATCTCCCGGGGTAAGGACTGTTTCACCTTTTGGAATAATTATATCACCCCCGCGCACAATGCTGACTAAAACAGAATTTGGAGGAAGTGTAATATCTTTAATCATTTTGCTGATAACAGGTGAACCTTCACCAAGGTCCACCCGGACCAGGGAAATATTTCCTTTTTTGAAACTTAACAAATTTATGAAATCATCCAGCGAAACTTCTTCCTCGACAATCTTCGCGATAATGGTGGTGCTGTTTACAGGGACATCAACACCCAATTCGGAAAAAATCGCTTCATTGTTCGGGTTGTTGACACGCGCAACTGTGCGCAAAACATTATACCCTGTTTTTGCGAGCTGGCAGGCGACAAAATTGTCCTCATCGCTGCCTGTAACCGCCGCGAATACGTCCGTTTTTGCAATCCCGGCCTGTTCCAGTATATTAATATCACAGCCGTCCCCGTTAATGACCATTGAATCAATTTCATGGGCAATTTGTTCGCAGCGCGCCCTGTCTTTCTCTATTAAAGCAACATTATGCCCGTCCCTGGCCAATTTTTTAACCAAATAATATCCGACCTTGCCGCCGCCGACAACTACAATGTTCACCCCGCCCTTCCTTTCTAATTCTTAAGTTCACAGCCACATTTACCCTCACTCTTCCTTGTTACTATTAGGAAGGGCGGGGTTCATTTTCTTTTACTCCGCCTGTACTTATTGAAAATAATCTGAATATTTTTCAAGTTTTTCCGACTTGACCATTGCGTAAATTATCACATTTTTCTCAATAACATAATCTTTCTCCGCCATATTCAATTTTTTATCCTTTTTCACCAGGATAATCTTAAATTCATTCTTTTTTTCTACCTCCCCCGCGGTTTTCCCGATCAAATCCTGGTTAGGAACAAAATTTATTAACCTGACATCCCCGTTTTCTAAAATACTTGAATCGCTAGAATAATTAGTCTGGATAATCTTGTTTTTCATAAGCCTGGCGATTAAAGTCGTCCCGCCTACTACATCCAATCCCAGTTTAAAGTATGTTTTTTCTCTGCCGGGGTCATATATTCTTGCGACAATCTTGGGCACTTTGAAAATTCCCTTCGCGACCTGGGCAGCCATAATATTTGTATTGTCACGATTTGTTACTGCCGCGAAAGCATCCGCTTTTTCAATCCCGGCCTCTAACAAAACATTCTTGTCAAAACCGCTCCCGGTTACTGTCGCGCCGTTGAACCCCACACCAAGGCGGGTAAACGAATCCGGGTTTTTATCAACAACAACGACATTATGCCCGTCATTGCTTAAAATATTTGCCAACTGCGCACCAACACGGCCGCATCCCACAATAATCACATACATAGTGTTTCCTTTTATTTATAAAGAGTAAACAGGCCAAAACTTGAATTTACAAGTAAAATATTAATCACTCTGGTAACTGTGCTCCCTCATATTTTAAAGTAAACAGGCCAGAGCATAAATCTCCAAGATTATATACTTAATAACCGGTTTGTCAAGGGTAAAATGAAAAATCTCTTGACAAATATAATTGTTTTCACTATAATACTTTTGATTTTTTCCAATGTAAATATTTCAAAATAACTATTTGTGAAAGGGGCTAAAAATGATTAATAAAAACAAGGTGAAAAAGATAGCATATATCGGATTATCCTTATGCTTTTTGATTTCATGCCAGAACAAAGAAAAATTGACCGAAAAACAACAGGAATCGCAGCAAATTGTCCAGATGGTCCCTGGTGCGGGAAACGCATGGAAGTCAGTAAGACTGATAATAAAAAACAAAAAAGATCCAAAAGATAAAGGCAAAGATTTCGATGTGGAAATAGGGGTAAATCCCGTATCAATCCCAAATACAAATCTCAAGATTAAAATTGAAGAATTCTATCCTGATTTTTGCATGGACGGCCAGGGCAAAGCCGGGTCAAAAAGCACTACTTTGAACAATCCGGCTGCCCGCATAATTGTAGAACAAGAGGGAAAACCTCCATACCAGGGATGGTTATTTGCCAATTACCCGGATGTTCATGAGTTTCCAAGTGAAGAGATAAGTATCCGTTTAAATGACTTCATCAAAAAATAATGACCGGATTTAATATGTTAAATAAAAAAATAATTATTGTTGCTTTTTGTTTCTTAGCAATATTTTCAATAAATAATACTTTTGCCGAAGAAAAATCGATAAAAATCGGCGTCCTGCTGGCACACACCGGGGATTTAGGCACCTATGGAAAAGTAATGAAAAACGGCACAATTCTCGCTTCTGAAATGATCAATGAAAGCGGCGGTGTTTTAAAAAAGAAGATTGAACTGATTCACAGGGACAGCCAGACAGACCCAACCATGGCTGTAGACGCGGCGCAGAAATTGATTGATATTGATAAAGTCGCGGCAATTGTCGGCGCAATTTCAAGCGGCGAAACCATACCTATCACAACATCAGTCGCCGCTGATAAAAAAGTAATAGTAATCTCGCCGTCTTCTACTTCGCCTGAAATCACAAATCTCAATGATAATGATTTTTTGTTCAGAACAGTCCCTTCAGATGCGCTTCAATGTGAAGTCCTCGCGTCAACAGCAAAAGAACAGGGGTTTAAAAAAATATCAATTATTTATGTAAATAACTCTTACGGCGAAGGGTTAGCGGAAACAATGAAGCAGGCTTTTTCAGTCATGGGGGGGAAAGTTTTAGAATCAGTTGCGTTTAATCCCAGCCAGCCGACTTACCGTTCTGAAATACAAAAAACCGTTAAAAATGAACCTGATGCTTTACTCCTTATTGCATATCCTGAAAACGGCGTAAAAGTATTACGGGAGGCTATTGAATTCGGCTTTATTAATAAATTCCTGCTTACCGACGGAATGAAGGCGGATGAAGTTGTTAAAAACGTGGGAGGAAAATATCTGGCCGGAACATACGGAACGGCGCCCGCACCGGTGGAAAGCAATTTAAGCAAAAAATTCAAAGAAGCATATCAAAAGAGGTTTGGAGAAATGCCCCCAAAACCTTATATCGACACCAGTTTTGATGCTGTGATTGTAACCGCCCTGGCTATCGCAAAAGGCGGGAGCGCCGACGGGGCGGTCATCCGCGATAATTTGCGCAAGATTGCCAATCCCCCTGGAGAAAAAGTAAACTTTCTGGATTTAAAAAAGGCACTTCAATTGATTGAAGAAGGCAAAAAAATCGATTATGAAGGTGTTTCCGGTTCATTGAATTTTGATAAAAACGGCGATATTACAGGCGGGAGCTATGGAATCTGGAAAATTGAGAATGATAAAATCGTGGATGTCCGTGTCGAAATTGTAGAATAAATTTGTAGGGGCGGGTTCTAAACCCGTCCTAAAATATTTTTTTCTTCTCTCCGAAAATCCCCTCAGGCCGGAAAAGAAGCACCAATTCGAGAACAATACTGATAATGATTATACGAAGGGGCCCCTGGATATTGGATACTTTTTCAGCAGTTTCTGGATTTGAAAAAAACCACATTATTAAATCCTCTGTTCCCGACCAGACTGCCAATACCAGTAACGCGCCAAGTAAAGCACCCCGGTTGTTCCCGCTTCCGCCAATAATAAGCATTACCCATACAAGAAAAGTCCATTGCATCGGCTGAAACACATCAGGGCTGATAAAAGAAATATAATGGCTGTATAATCCGCCGGCAAGCCCCATAAACATTGATCCGATAACCAGGGACTCCAGTTTATAACGAAAAACATTTTTCCCTGCTGACGCGGTTACCAGTTCATCTTCACGGATTGCTTTGATTACCCTGCCCCACGGCGAATGAATATTTTTCTCAATAAAAAGATAAATTAAGATGATAATAACCAAAATAACCAGTAAAAACAGAAGATTATGATATTCACTCGCGGATAAATCCGTCCATGGCTTTGGAATATCTTTTATTCCCCTGTTCCCATTGCTAAGCCATGACTCATTTGTAAAAACTAATCTTATTGATTCCGCAATCCCAAGGGTGGCCATTGCAAGATAATCTTCCCTCAATTTTAACACGGGCAAACCAATCAAAAACGCGATAATCCCGGAAAATAACGCTGAACCCAGGAGCCCAATGATTACCGGCAGTCCCAAACCTCCTAAATGCTCCGGCGACGGCCCTTTTGTCAAAAAAGCCGTAGTATACGCCCCAACAGCAAAAAAACCGGCAATCCCCACGTTAAATAAACCTGTAAATCCCCATTGAAGATTAAGACCCAGGGTTAAAATAGCAAAAATACCGGCCTTGATGCTAAATGATATAAGATAACTTAAAATCCCGCTCATGCCCTTCTTTCTTTTTTTCCAAATAAACCTTCCGGTCTTATCAAAAGCACTAAAATTAAAATAATAAAAGAAACCACACTCTTATACGCCGGGTTAATAAAAACAGTTGAAACTTCCTGGGATATGCCGATAATCATCCCTCCCGCCATCGCGCCGTAAGGACTCCCGATTCCGCCAAGAATTACACCCGCAAAAACCGGGAGAAGCACATCCCATCCCATCACCGGCCTTAACTGGACCTCTAATCCCAGGAAAATACCGCCAACCGCCGCTAAAGCGCATCCCAATCCCCATGTCCAAAAAATAATTTTTTCTGTCTCAATCCCAATAATGCCGGCCAGTTGCATATTATCAGACAAGGCGCGCATTGCTTTTCCGATTTTGGATTTTTTCAGGAAAAAATGGACGGCAATTATTAATAAAAATGATGTAATTATGATAAAAATTTCATCTGGTTTTATTTTAACACCAAAAGGCAGTTTTTTCGCCATTTGTAACTCTGAACTATAATAGCTTATCTGGGGACCCCAAATCATCTGGATGAGATTACGTAAAAAAAGCGCCACCCCTATTGAAGCAATTAAAAGTGTAACCGGGGTTTTTTCTCTTAATTTTCTATAAAGACAGCAATCCAGTAAAATACCCAGTCCCGAGGCAACAAGTATGGAAAGAATTATTGAAACAATAAACGGGAGTTTTAATCCGAGAAAGAAAAGGCATAAATAAGCCCCCGCGGCCATAAAATCACCATGGGCAAAATTGGCAAAGTTCAGGATTCCATAGGTCAATGTTAATCCTATGGAACCAAGAACAATTATACTGCCCATGATAATTCCATTAACGATTAGTTGGAGCATGAGTAAATGGTGAGATTTTATTTATCTGTTAAACGTATTTATTACACCCACGATAATCGCAATCTCAGAGAAAAATTTAACTGTTTCTCTCCAGAAATGCGTCTTTTTGGGTATTATAACTGTATCCCCTGATTCTAATTCCGGGAGGTCCGAAAATTCGCTTTTCTTTAAATTTTCCGTCAGGTCCAGTTTTACCGTGTCCGGGTAACCCTTATTGCCTTCACCTTTTATTATTTTTACTTTATTTATATATGCTTCATCGGTCACGCCGCCTGCCAATTGAACAATATTCCAGATATTTTTTCCGCCTCCAAGCTGATATGCGCCCGGGTGATAAACCTCTCCGAGTACATAAACAACATTGGCCTTGGACTCTATTTCAGGCCGGAGCAGTCCTTCATAAATATATGTCGGGACCACAATAGTGTCTCCCGCTTTGACAATAGGGTTTCCTGAAAGATCTCCGCGGTTTAAATAGTCATTGATGGAAAATGTTTTGACTACAGGCAGGTCCTCATGGTATGAAATTATTTTTATTCTGTTAAGTTCAGCGTAAGGTGTAAAACCGCCGGCCCTCGAAACAGCTTCCATTAATTCAATTGAATCTTCGAGAGGATAAACACCCGGGGCCCTTACTTCACCAACAATGTTTATAATATTCCGCCTCTTTTCCCCGCGTTTCCTTTCTTCTATCAATTTTCCTTCTTCGCCCAAACGCGGCACATAGATAGTGTCCCCGGCTTTCAGCTTTGTAAGTAAACCGGCATCTCCTGTCCGCAAATATTTGTCCACATCCACAATTATAACCTCCGGTTTTTCCAACCCCCCCCGCAAAATCCTGACACCTCTCAACGAGGCAGCATCCGTACCTCCCCCGGCCTGGGTAATTACTTCCAAAATATTGGGCATTACCGCAAAGGAATACTGGCCTGGTTTGAATACCTGCCCTAAAACAAAAACCCTGTTCCCGCGGTAACCCTGTATATTTACTTCAACCTTGATAATATCTTTTAAATATTTGGAAAGTTTTTCAACCAATGACTTTTCAAGCTGGCTTACGGTCAGACCGGCAACCTCAATTTTCTCAATTACCGGCGGGAAGATAATATTGCCCTCGGGCAAAACAGAAACTGTTTTTTCCAAATCCGGATACCCCCAGACTGAAATTCTTATCACGTCTTCAGGCTGGAGAACATATTCCTGAAGGGCAATATTAGTTTCCGGCCCTTTGTCCCCGGGAGAAACCTGTGTTTCTTCCGCTCCCGATAATGGAAACGGCAAAACCATACTGATTATTAAGAAACAACAAATATACTTTTTAAACATTGTATAATCCATTTTCTAAAAAATACAGGTCACGCCTATACCACTTTTGCTGTTAAAAAAACCGCCTGTATCTGAAACGCTCCCGCTGAATGAAAAATTCATTTCCCAGTTTTTGACGGGGCGAAACTGGATCCCCGGGCCGATATAAACTAAATTATAGTCCGTAGTCCTCTCCCCGCTGCCCTCAAGGAAAAAAGACACTTTTTCGCTCTGCTGGCATTCAACCGCAAAATCATACTGGAAAACATTTTTATATTTATAATCCCCTTCCGCTGGAAACCATCCTCCAAGATGAAAATAAAAAAAATAGCCGTTTTTCCATTTCCCTATTTCATATCGTCCCAGGAGAGAACAAAGGACATCGGTTTCCCTGCCTCCCAGCCCTTTTTTTATCTCCCCGGTCCTTATTCTTCCTCCCAGTTGCAGGGCTATATCTAAATCTTTATCGGCAAGCAAATAACCCTGGCTCGAAAAAATCCGATATTTAAAAAAAACCAGGCTGTCCCTCAACCCGCTTTGTTTATTTGTTCCTCCCGAAGTATATGGGAGAGACAAATCCAATTCCGTATTTTTATTGATACCGTAATACAAATTGGCCTCTATGTCCGAACGCCATACGACATTGTCCAAACCAAAATTGTTTTCCCTGGTGTAAATTTCTTTTATATTAAGCTGTCCTTTTCCGGCAGGGATAAAACGAAAAGACGGAGTATAAAACGGGCTGGCATAAATTATATTTTTTGCCGGTAAAAATAATATTATTAAACCTGTTAAAAAAAAAACCTTTTTTATCATATTGGCTCCATACAAGAGCTCTTTTACGGCACGGTAACACCAGCGCGCAGGCTCAAATCGCTTTCATTATCCGAGTCATCCACCGCGGATATTTTAAAATAAGAATAGGTGCTTGACGTCAATCCGTTAACAATATAAGCAGTATCAGGGGGCTGGCCGGTTATCTCTTCTATTACGCTGTAATTTGTCCCGCTGGCGGATTGATATACCCTGTATTTCGCCAAATCCGCTTCTGTATTTGCCGTCCAGCTTAAATTGACCTGCCCCTTTGACGCCCCCGCAAGCGCCGTAAGCCCGGAAGGTGCCGCCGGATTAACACTATCTCCCCTCGCCCTGCAAAACACTTCACTGCTATATTCACTTTCATTGTTTGAGTTATCCAGGGCCGTAATCCTGAAGAAATAATTGTTCCCTGCTATAAGCCCTGTAACTGTATAATTATTTGCTGACTGGCCTGCTATGAAACTGAAATTCCCACCGCCCTGGTTTGCGCCGTAAATGTTATACGCTAAAAAATCACTTTCAGAATTTGCCGTCCAGCTTAAATTAATCTCGCCTTTACGGGTCCCGGTCAACGCGGTAAGCCCCACGGGTTTCGCGGGGGCAGCGTGGTCCTTATAATTCACAACCACCTGGTTGGACTTGTTGCTTTCATTA
Proteins encoded:
- a CDS encoding potassium transporter TrkG, coding for MSPKVNADDAKIIIFLSSKIIAGVGFLLFIPAVISFLLKEWNPAVDLVLGGSISLAAGFLFMILCRTDRTPSWTQGLSAVGFSWIVATCLAAIPYYLGGVMGSYLDACFDVMSGFTTTGLFLMKDLDHVSYGLNLYRHILTYCGGQGIVVIALSFMVGGTSGMFKMYVGEGREEKLLPNVAQTSRAIWMISLLYLAVGTTILTIIELADGLPFFKALYHGICLFMGAWSTGGFAPQTQNIVYYHNYWIDAVVTIICILGSFNFALHYAIWSGQRKEMRENIEIRSFIVTLSISFIILIWGLFQVRTYPGFLINFRKAFFIILSGHTTTGNMTIYAIQFVKEWGALAMMGVSVAMSIGACACSTGGGFKSLRVGIVFKSLIQEVRRLISPESSVVSQKFHHIRDYLLDNSLVKNAMMIILLYMMTYFTGTIFGMYYGYSAIEAFFEAVSAGSNSGLSCGITNPDMPALLKIIYIIEMWIGRLEFVSVLTLFGVLINFFTPKKRVIN
- a CDS encoding GeoRSP system radical SAM/SPASM protein; amino-acid sequence: MMKTKIPDAPLLVNWSLSNNCNFNCKHCYSRLEKYEELPAGQNKEIVKKLVAAKVYFANFGGGEPFLKKDIFDIALFARENGLHISVSTNGFLVDGEIVDKIKNSRISKVEVSLDSARERDHDNFRNKKGSFKKAVFAIELLRKNNIETAVSSVISRMNYREFGELIDLARKLGIKKITFHNYKCSGQGLKNRGELDLTPREWMGFYRDVLIKKKEISDITISLDDPVICLLKEFGGRDKTIVPGSSCGKLSLAIKPNGDITPCGFMPVSIGNILKDDFKDIWKNSPVLLKLRNKEAKGKCVSCENYEECLGGCSARAYAVSGDFNQPDPHCWKEDNASGST
- a CDS encoding PqqD family peptide modification chaperone, with the protein product MKKIKRNPEIVWRVEIEEEELLARARNGEDISEESVVTLVIADVVHQLNYVAGKIWMLADGTLGEDGIVSEILKSFETDEKTLKDDVNYFLSRLLKEGWLIYDENKNT
- a CDS encoding TrkA family potassium uptake protein translates to MNIVVVGGGKVGYYLVKKLARDGHNVALIEKDRARCEQIAHEIDSMVINGDGCDINILEQAGIAKTDVFAAVTGSDEDNFVACQLAKTGYNVLRTVARVNNPNNEAIFSELGVDVPVNSTTIIAKIVEEEVSLDDFINLLSFKKGNISLVRVDLGEGSPVISKMIKDITLPPNSVLVSIVRGGDIIIPKGETVLTPGDDVIAITSVENEQSLLTSLIGKIS
- a CDS encoding TrkA family potassium uptake protein → MYVIIVGCGRVGAQLANILSNDGHNVVVVDKNPDSFTRLGVGFNGATVTGSGFDKNVLLEAGIEKADAFAAVTNRDNTNIMAAQVAKGIFKVPKIVARIYDPGREKTYFKLGLDVVGGTTLIARLMKNKIIQTNYSSDSSILENGDVRLINFVPNQDLIGKTAGEVEKKNEFKIILVKKDKKLNMAEKDYVIEKNVIIYAMVKSEKLEKYSDYFQ
- a CDS encoding DNA-binding protein — encoded protein: MKKVSFWFFLIIFSYISGAYAFISVTELIENAREHDFKEVCVKGETIGDIFYKKEFAWINVSDGSNAIGVWMPAELAKNMSHPGDYNHAGDFIQITGRFHRACPEHMGEVDIHLDALNVLKKGSNISRPVDKKRLKITSGVFIFAVILFGIEIFLRKKEKENEPEG
- a CDS encoding SPASM domain-containing protein; amino-acid sequence: MLQVPLRLEWDLPEREEDIIFSGKKIISSGIFQLAVRGEFEGKEKSTGFILSEAKSRGVKVFLFLEGECPAFLLEPGTQALVECFVFGPEILTGGFNGQKPPAVSKEKKAASVFVTKSNFEDIIYMIDNAVDMSFGRFIINNFNSWKCEKDNIVFKVEKERLENFRNITAIKIKYWEKNIELVIRDFFISSIFYPERDTSAPAKGVYNGCQAGSAVAYVRRDGRVYGCSSIDVELGDLNKESFREIWKNKAENLRNQVSMLPEECIPCRLVNWCQGGCRGRSYFYEGNFKSPDPMCLKRVTKNSKIESQNCCVIS